The Montipora capricornis isolate CH-2021 chromosome 3, ASM3666992v2, whole genome shotgun sequence genome window below encodes:
- the LOC138041722 gene encoding uncharacterized protein, whose protein sequence is MGNYLRYPVKQIIAFCTLRLEYIADVVDEDSNLFPSFNKRAAGEFVAETTCSSVAGRLEKSAYFWETCLQAPDFVLSIIREGYRLPFGQYPSPCFLVNNKSSLDRPHFVQRAILELLANCCIQEHSASPFCVNPLSVVEGKKLRLVIDLRHINQCLVLPKFKYEDLRSLSEVLDEGDWFFTWDLKSGYHHVRIHPDHQNYLGFAWNFNGALRYFTFQVLPFGLSSACFCFTKLLRPLVRRWRSMGHVSFVYLDDGLGSLPDNCSAQAASIIQRKDLGSCGFFRVPEKKVAKLKATLDSAIQDGFVTFRNLAKIAGSVNSIYLAVGPIARLLTRQMYAAIDSRSAWDSILPISSSLMVELKFWYLNIDCFNGYSIRPPPTSSVVIFTDASDVAFGGFSSNLSVSSVSGMWLADDKGQSSTYRELKAIYYVLASYAKELESTKVKVFTDNDNAARIVLVGSRKPHLQALAIDIFQLCLAKRIVLDAQWIPRSVNERADLLSRFVDKDDWSLNPAVFQDIDVKWGPHTVHRFASYYNAQLPRFNSKFASPSSCGVDAFAQDWSCEINWICPPVSLIVRSVRKLEACNGFGTLVIPEWPSASFWPFLHSTPSRFNSFVKDVFVLPRIDNLLIEGPGQMEIYKSKDSTFSSCPSFRMLALCLQFSWSCCVDCIFCASDVLQVGSWREVPSLTDPSLQSLVPDLLDLQLESKATSTLCKYNNGWSGWSRWRRWASSKIGVPVIPAKPLHISLFITGLCHVALRKGTGLSSIEGLFYSIRWAHKLAGIECCPTDHPLVQSSLEGARRKLGRPIKPKKLLPIDLLQVITEHYSSSESLAHIRFLFILLVGFTGFFRIDELLSMKLGDITLFTDRMSIFVPKRKNDQIREGHTSVIARSGNLTCPVAVTERLVSFLPESKNPHFPLIRRIVKSKSGECFHGSIGISYSMILLEFKKLVGPFVDDISIFGTHSIKSGAASHPACRAINETLLDKHAGWKCPKTKKRYVKHVAEDLLNVTKIMGL, encoded by the exons ATGGGAAATTATTTGCGGTACCCAGTAAAGCAAATAATTGCTTTCTGCACGTTACGATTGGAATATATCG CTGACGTGGTTGATGAGGATTCCAATTTATTTCCTTCGTTTAATAAGCGTGCGGCAGGCGAATTTGTTGCGGAGACCACCTGTTCGAGTGTAGCGGGGAGACTGGAGAAATCAGCATATTTCTGGGAAACGTGTTTGCAGGCCCCGGACTTTGTTTTAAGTATCATTCGGGAAGGTTATAGATTACCTTTTGGTCAATACCCCTCGCCTTGTTTTCTTGTAAACAACAAATCTTCGCTCGATCGCCCGCACTTTGTGCAGCGAGCTATATTGGAGTTACTAGCTAACTGCTGTATTCAGGAGCACAGCGCCTCGCCTTTTTGCGTGAACCCACTCTCTGTTGTCGAAGGCAAAAAGCTTCGTTTGGTGATAGATTTGAGGCATATTAATCAATGTCTAGTTTTGCCCAAATTCAAGTATGAAGATTTGCGATCTCTGTCTGAGGTTTTGGATGAGGGTGACTGGTTTTTTACCTGGGACCTCAAGTCGGGCTACCATCATGTCAGGATTCATCCGGACCATCAAAACTATTTGGGTTTTGCTTGGAATTTCAATGGTGCTCTCAGATATTTTACTTTTCAAGTGCTTCCTTTTGGGCTTAGCAGTGCTTGTTTTTGCTTCACGAAATTGCTGCGGCCTCTTGTAAGGCGTTGGCGTTCGATGGGTCACGTCAGTTTTGTCTACCTAGACGATGGTTTAGGCAGTCTCCCCGATAATTGTTCCGCTCAAGCAGCGAGTATTATTCAGCGTAAAGATCTCGGTTCTTGTGGATTT TTCCGAGTTCCAGAAAAGAAAGTAGCGAAGCTCAAAGCAACATTAGACTCTGCTATTCAAGACGGCTTCGTAACGTTCCGGAATTTAGCCAAGATTGCGGGATCGGTAAATTCTATCTACCTTGCGGTTGGGCCGATTGCTCGATTACTCACTAGGCAAATGTACGCTGCCATTGATTCCAGATCAGCTTGGGATTCTATATTGCCTATTTCATCTAGTTTGATGGTAGAATTGAAGTTTTGGTATTTGAACATTGACTGTTTCAATGGCTATTCGATTAGGCCACCTCCTACTTCGTCCGTCGTGATATTTACCGATGCAAGTGATGTCGCATTTGGGGGTTTTTCTTCCAATCTTAGCGTTTCTTCTGTCAGCGGCATGTGGCTTGCGGATGACAAGGGCCAAAGTTCTACGTATCGGGAGCTTAAGGCGATATACTACGTGTTAGCATCCTATGCCAAGGAGTTGGAGAGCACGAAAGTGAAAGTCTTTACGGACAATGATAATGCCGCCAGAATTGTTTTAGTTGGCAGTCGCAAACCACATCTTCAAGCGTTAGCAATCGACATTTTTCAGCTTTGCTTAGCCAAGCGCATTGTTCTCGACGCGCAGTGGATTCCTCGTTCTGTTAATGAGAGAGCCGACCTTCTGAGCAGGTTTGTCGACAAGGACGATTGGTCTTTGAATCCAGCAGTTTTTCAAGATATCGATGTTAAGTGGGGCCCTCATACCGTCCACCGGTTTGCTTCTTACTATAATGCCCAACTTCCCAGGTTTAACTCCAAATTTGCTTCGCCTAGCAGTTGCGGAGTAGACGCGTTTGCCCAAGATTGGAGTTGTGAGATCAATTGGATTTGCCCTCCAGTCTCTTTGATAGTGCGCTCTGTCAGAAAGCTTGAAGCTTGTAACGGGTTTGGGACCCTGGTTATACCTGAATGGCCATCAGCGTCCTTCTGGCCTTTTTTGCATTCCACTCCTTCTAGATTTAACAGCTTTGTTAAAGATGTTTTTGTTCTCCCTCGGATTGACAATCTACTCATTGAGGGTCCGGGACAAATGGAAATTTATAAATCCAAGGATTCCACATTCAGTTCATGTCCTTCGTTCAGGATGTTGGCCTTGTGTCTTCAATTT TCATGGTCTTGTTGCGTTGACTGCATTTTCTGTGCTTCAGATGTTTTGCAGGTCGGCTCATGGCGCGAAGTACCGTCCCTTACAGATCCCTCTCTTCAGTCTTTGGTACCGGATCTTCTCGATCTTCAGTTAGAATCCAAGGCGACTTCCACCCTCTGTAAATACAATAACGGCTGGTCTGGCTGGTCCAGATGGCGAAGGTGGGCATCCTCCAAGATAGGCGTTCCAGTCATCCCAGCCAAGCCTCTTCACATCTCCCTGTTTATCACGGGGCTGTGCCATGTGGCCCTCCGGAAAGGAACGGGACTCTCGTCAATCGAAGGTCTGTTCTACAGTATACGTTGGGCTCACAAGCTGGCGGGCATTGAATGCTGTCCTACTGACCACCCTTTGGTTCAATCGTCGCTTGAAGGTGCCAGAAGGAAGCTGGGTAGACCAATCAAACCGAAAAAATTGCTTCCCATTGACTTGTTGCAAGTTATTACCGAGCATTATAGCTCTAGCGAGTCTTTGGCCCATATTCGCTTTTTATTTATATTACTGGTTGGTTTCACCGGTTTTTTCCGGATTGACGAGTTATTATCCATGAAACTCGGAGATATTACTTTATTTACAGATCGAATGTCTATTTTTGTGCCGAAACGAAAGAATGATCAGATCAGAGAGGGTCATACCTCGGTCATAGCTAGATCGGGAAATTTAACTTGTCCTGTAGCAGTCACTGAGAGGTTGGTTAGTTTTTTACCAGAGTCTAAGAATcctcattttcctttgattAGGCGTATTGTTAAGTCTAAGTCAGGCGAGTGTTTTCATGGAAGCATCGGTATTTCTTATTCTATGATCTTGCTGGAATTTAAGAAGCTTGTTGGTCCTTTTGTTGACGATATTTCCATTTTCGGGACGCATAGTATCAAATCAGGGGCAGCTTCACATCCTGCCTGTAGAGCTATCAATGAGACACTTTTAGACAAGCATGCTGGTTGGAAATGTCCTAAAACAAAGAAGCGATACGTCAAGCATGTAGCTGAAGACTTGTTAAATGTGACCAAAATAATGGGCTTGTAG
- the LOC138042427 gene encoding uncharacterized protein encodes MPADDDSSRSNPALDEASRSAVKALVNESIANLTDNLTEVIESRLGAFATKFSAQNSSTVTNAVKKARLDRYICKRKGNQQQLDHAHDVLEKFDDATDALKAGAHERVKRSLEEGMKLVSKRIKAIKLADKSEFGWLTVSEYLSDELASDSDDEKRMYRSEKRAERKVKEKLKQKQSRPQRSASSYRTSSSYSSRNKRSDDRFEPRPRPLGPCFKLSIPLWLLFSLALFFYFGYARRPYPVCSMYCCALCYLVVICLV; translated from the coding sequence ATGCCTGCGGATGATGATTCTTCCAGAAGCAATCCAGCTTTAGACGAAGCTTCGCGGAGTGCTGTGAAGGCTTTGGTCAACGAATCAATTGCCAATTTGACCGACAACTTAACCGAGGTAATTGAGAGCCGTTTGGGTGCTTTTGCCACGAAGTTTTCAGCGCAAAACAGTTCTACCGTGACTAACGCAGTTAAGAAGGCTCGTTTGGACCGGTACATCTGCAAGAGAAAGGGCAATCAGCAGCAGTTAGATCACGCTCACGATGTCTTGGAGAAGTTTGATGATGCCACCGACGCGCTCAAGGCCGGCGCTCATGAACGAGTGAAACGATCCTTGGAAGAAGGTATGAAGCTAGTCTCTAAACGTATCAAGGCCATTAAATTAGCTGACAAGAGCGAATTCGGTTGGCTGACAGTCAGCGAGTACCTATCGGACGAGTTGGCCTCCGATTCAGATGATGAGAAACGAATGTATCGCTCGGAGAAGAGGGCGGAGAGGAAGGTGAAGGAAAAGCTGAAACAGAAGCAAAGCAGACCGCAACGCAGCGCCTCATCATACCGAACCTCGTCGTCTTACAGTTCTAGGAACAAGAGAAGTGATGATCGTTTCGAGCCACGCCCTAGACCCTTGGGACCTTGTTTTAAGTTGAGTATACCGCTTTGGTTACTTTTTTCACTAGCTTTGTTCTTTTACTTCGGGTACGCACGCAGACCGTATCCAGTTTGCTCCATGTATTGTTGTGCCTTGTGCTATTTGGTCGTAATATGCCTAGTATAG